TCCGGTGTTGACCCTCCGGTTACCGCAGCGGCCACCGTGGTGACCGGGCCGCCGCACGGCGACCCGCCACCCCGCATCAAGGAGGCCGACCTCATGTCCGAGACCGCACTGCTGCCGATCCTGGCCGAGCACATCCGCGCCGTGAACACCTTCGACGAGGACGCCATCGCGGCCACCTTCGCCGAGGACGCGTTCGTCAACGATGTGCGCCGCGAATTCCGCGGCCGTGCGGCCATCCGCCGCTGGCTGGCCAAGGAGATCGTCGGCGACAAGGTCACCCTGGAGGTGCTCGAGGTCGTGGACCACTACGGCGACCAGATCGTGCGCGCCCGCTACGACGGCGAATACGACAAGACCACCCTGCCCGGCGACCTGATCATGACCAGCTACTTCACCGTCTGCGACGACACGATCACCTCGCTGATCATCGTCCGCAACGAACCCGCCTACTGAGCAGTCACCGGATCATCGATCCGATATTCCCGTCGCCGGCGTCGGATCGAGCGTCCTCGGTCCGGGCTGCGCGCGCGTTGTCGATGGCTGTGCCGGGCCACCAGTTGCGTTTGCCGAAGAGTTTCATCATGGCGGGCACGAGCATCATCCGGACCACGACCGCGTCGAAGAGGACGGCCACGGCCAGGGCGAAGCCGAATTGCTCGAGTTCGAGGACATCGGCGGTGAGGAAACTGGCGAATACGGCGACCATGATCGATGCGGCGGCGGTGATGGGACGGGCGGTATGTTCGATTCCCTCGACGATCGCGGCGTCGTTGTCGCGGGTGCGGTGGAATTCTTCACGCATTCTGCCGATGAGGAACACTTCGTAGTCCATCGACAGCCCGAAGACGACCGCGAAGACCGTGACCGGCAGATAGACCTGAATGAAGCCGACGCTGTGGAAACCCAGTAGGTCCGAGGCCCATCCCCATTGGAACACCGCGACCGTCAGCCCCACCGCCGCACCTGTGACCAGCAGATTCATCAGCACGGCTTTGGCGGGAATGATGACGCTACGCAGGACGAGCGCGAGATAGACGAAGGAGAAGGCGAGAATCGACACGATGACCCAGGGCATTTTCGCCGAGATCTCCGCAGTTGCGTCGACGACCAATGCCGTGGTCCCACCCACCGCGATATCGGGTCCGCCGTTCGCGGTCAGCTGCGCCGCGTCCTGCCGGAGCGAGACGATCAGTTCGGTGGCCGCGTTCGAATCGATGGGAACCGAGGCGATGACGACAACCAGGATGCGGCCGTCGTTCTGCTCGATCTGGAGGTAGGCGACACGAGGATCGCGCCGCACCTGATTCTCGAAGGTCAGGGCCTGTTGTAGTTGCGCTCGGGTCAGGGGCGAGTCGTGGTGGCCGCTCAGCACGACGGTGATCGGCGAGACGGTGCCCGGCGCGAACTTCTCGGTCAGGATCGTGTCGGCTCGTCCGCTGGACTGCTCGGCGAGCGCATCCGCTCCGATATCGACGCCGTAGCGAATCCATCCGAGGGGAATCATGCACACGATGAGCGCCAACGCCGCCAGCGCCGTGTATCGCCACGCTCGCCCGATCACGTGCTCGGCCCATCGAGACCACCAGAGCCGGCCCGGCTCCGGACCGGCGCCGGAATCCGAGGGCCGCGACCGTCCGGGCAGGCCGAGCGCGTTCACGCGGGCGCCGAGGATCGCCAGCACCGCGGGTAACAGCGTCCAGGCGACCAGCAACACGCACACCACGGTTACGGCCACGACCAGGGAGATGCTGCGGACCGCGGTGACATCGACGATGGTCAGGGCGCCGAGCGCGATCATGACCACGAGACCGGATATCGCGACCGTATGACCGGCTGTCGCGGTGGCCGTCGCGACCGCGTGGTCGATCCGCTCACGTTCCCGCGGCGGTGCCGCACCGCCGGTGCCCAATTCCTCGCGGAATCGACTGACCACGAACAGGGAATAGTCGATGCCCAGCCCCAGCCCGATCATGGACGAGACCGTGGTGACCAAGGTGTCGAAGCTCAGGAAATTCGACATCGCGGCGAACGACCCGAATGCCGCGAGCAGACCCAGGCCGGTCACCGCCAAGGGCACGACGCCGGCGACCAGTCCGCGGAGGGCAAGGATGAGCACGGCGAGCGCGATGGTAATGCCGATGCTCTCGGCCAGCGTCGCGTCCGCGGATTCCACTGTGGTCAGGTCCACCGTCATCGGTGAATAGCCGGTCAGCGCCACCGACACGTCACCCTGGGTGTGTTCGTC
This DNA window, taken from Nocardia sp. BMG111209, encodes the following:
- a CDS encoding MMPL family transporter codes for the protein MSATPPAPGRAHDSRRFGYRWGRLVARYRWLVVAAWAMIAIGSALAYPALENSLVGVDFSVPAAESSRADRLVGEHFRSFGSEQLALTFTSTTDTVDHASYRATVDAVVAAVRATTGVVGVIDPYQSSNSPLISADRSSAVALVGIGGGPRERIDISHRLHGLLDEHTQGDVSVALTGYSPMTVDLTTVESADATLAESIGITIALAVLILALRGLVAGVVPLAVTGLGLLAAFGSFAAMSNFLSFDTLVTTVSSMIGLGLGIDYSLFVVSRFREELGTGGAAPPRERERIDHAVATATATAGHTVAISGLVVMIALGALTIVDVTAVRSISLVVAVTVVCVLLVAWTLLPAVLAILGARVNALGLPGRSRPSDSGAGPEPGRLWWSRWAEHVIGRAWRYTALAALALIVCMIPLGWIRYGVDIGADALAEQSSGRADTILTEKFAPGTVSPITVVLSGHHDSPLTRAQLQQALTFENQVRRDPRVAYLQIEQNDGRILVVVIASVPIDSNAATELIVSLRQDAAQLTANGGPDIAVGGTTALVVDATAEISAKMPWVIVSILAFSFVYLALVLRSVIIPAKAVLMNLLVTGAAVGLTVAVFQWGWASDLLGFHSVGFIQVYLPVTVFAVVFGLSMDYEVFLIGRMREEFHRTRDNDAAIVEGIEHTARPITAAASIMVAVFASFLTADVLELEQFGFALAVAVLFDAVVVRMMLVPAMMKLFGKRNWWPGTAIDNARAARTEDARSDAGDGNIGSMIR
- a CDS encoding nuclear transport factor 2 family protein translates to MSETALLPILAEHIRAVNTFDEDAIAATFAEDAFVNDVRREFRGRAAIRRWLAKEIVGDKVTLEVLEVVDHYGDQIVRARYDGEYDKTTLPGDLIMTSYFTVCDDTITSLIIVRNEPAY